Proteins from a genomic interval of Actinoalloteichus hymeniacidonis:
- a CDS encoding acyltransferase family protein: MSEQTRSIVSPPATTRPRLFYLDNLRIALTVLVVVHHAAGTYSGIPMVWFYSEPVTDPSADFLAGMLMINQSFFMGAFFFISGLFVPGSYDRKGAGRFFKDRLVRLGIPLLIFVVLLRPLVNYGFYPPIRDEVAQQGIELPYWLFYLFSWDPGPMWFVELLLVFSAGYLLFRRLRKNSHDPVRRQPAPLIGNARTLAILGFAVGLALVTYLWRMVVPIGTSVPILGLPTVAYLPQYTGLFVVGLIAARRSWIEGLPKSVGYLGFAGAVLGAAGVVAMFQSTGDAWVGLGSLHSLVMAVCESAVAVGLLLALLVLFRDRLPRQGSRGRFLSERAYTVYFTHALVLVALGYALSGVAAPAVVKFGVLAALGVPLCWLFAHCVRALPGAKKVL; the protein is encoded by the coding sequence ATGAGCGAGCAAACGCGGTCGATCGTCTCGCCGCCGGCCACAACCCGACCGAGGCTGTTCTACCTCGACAACCTGCGTATCGCGCTGACAGTGCTCGTCGTGGTCCATCACGCTGCGGGGACTTACAGCGGCATTCCGATGGTGTGGTTCTACAGCGAACCGGTGACCGACCCCTCCGCAGACTTCCTCGCAGGCATGCTCATGATCAACCAATCGTTCTTCATGGGCGCGTTCTTCTTCATCTCGGGGCTCTTCGTGCCGGGATCCTACGATCGCAAGGGCGCGGGCCGATTCTTCAAGGATCGACTGGTTCGCCTCGGTATCCCACTGCTCATCTTCGTCGTGTTGCTGCGCCCGTTGGTCAATTACGGGTTCTATCCGCCGATTCGAGACGAGGTCGCCCAGCAGGGAATCGAACTGCCCTATTGGCTGTTCTACCTGTTCTCCTGGGATCCCGGTCCGATGTGGTTCGTCGAGTTACTGCTGGTGTTCAGCGCCGGTTACCTGCTTTTCCGGCGTCTGCGGAAGAACTCGCACGATCCCGTCCGCAGACAGCCTGCCCCATTGATCGGCAACGCCCGCACACTCGCCATCCTCGGGTTCGCCGTCGGCTTGGCGCTGGTGACCTATCTCTGGCGAATGGTGGTACCGATCGGCACCTCGGTTCCGATCCTGGGTCTACCCACGGTGGCCTATCTGCCGCAGTACACCGGATTGTTCGTCGTCGGCCTGATCGCCGCACGCCGAAGCTGGATCGAGGGCCTGCCCAAGTCGGTCGGGTATCTCGGCTTCGCCGGTGCCGTCCTGGGCGCGGCCGGAGTCGTCGCCATGTTCCAGTCGACGGGCGATGCCTGGGTGGGTCTCGGCAGCCTGCATTCGCTCGTGATGGCGGTCTGCGAATCGGCGGTCGCCGTCGGCTTGCTGCTGGCGCTGCTGGTGCTATTCCGCGATCGGCTCCCCCGCCAGGGAAGCCGAGGCCGGTTCCTCTCGGAGCGCGCCTACACCGTCTACTTCACCCACGCGCTCGTGCTGGTCGCACTGGGCTATGCACTCAGTGGCGTAGCGGCGCCCGCTGTAGTGAAGTTCGGCGTTCTGGCGGCGCTGGGGGTGCCGCTGTGCTGGCTGTTCGCCCATTGTGTTCGCGCGCTGCCCGGCGCCAAGAAGGTGTTGTGA
- a CDS encoding TetR/AcrR family transcriptional regulator has translation MRSENEPPGQKRRSVIEDVRRAQIIRGAVETFAEVGYGSTSLARIAERVGISKGVISYHFAGKDELVDQLVSTIYREMVEFVVPRVAPETTATGKLRSRIRAVAEYVDGNRAQLLALAEIFSNARGADGRLLYGHAFNEDLYRSQEEIFRAGQEAGEFRQFDTRVMAVSLEAAIDAMVSYLGEYPDHDIAAHAEQLADLFEQAVRADSGAGRTAR, from the coding sequence ATGCGGTCAGAAAATGAGCCACCCGGCCAGAAACGCCGGTCGGTGATCGAGGATGTCCGGAGGGCACAGATCATCCGAGGTGCGGTCGAGACCTTCGCCGAGGTGGGCTACGGCAGCACCTCATTGGCTCGCATCGCCGAGCGGGTCGGCATCAGCAAGGGGGTGATCTCCTACCATTTCGCGGGCAAGGACGAACTGGTCGACCAACTCGTCAGCACGATCTACCGCGAGATGGTCGAGTTCGTGGTTCCCCGGGTGGCGCCCGAGACCACGGCGACCGGCAAGCTTCGCAGCCGGATCCGAGCCGTCGCCGAATACGTGGACGGGAATCGCGCCCAGCTTCTCGCCCTGGCGGAGATCTTCAGCAATGCGCGAGGGGCAGACGGCCGGCTGCTCTACGGCCACGCCTTCAACGAGGATCTCTACCGAAGCCAGGAGGAGATCTTCCGCGCAGGTCAGGAGGCGGGTGAGTTCCGACAGTTCGACACCCGGGTCATGGCGGTGAGCCTGGAGGCGGCCATCGACGCCATGGTGTCCTACCTCGGCGAATATCCCGACCACGACATCGCGGCACATGCCGAGCAACTCGCGGATCTGTTCGAGCAGGCCGTGCGCGCCGACAGCGGTGCGGGAAGGACGGCGAGATGA
- a CDS encoding helix-turn-helix domain-containing protein — translation MAWSTPQLAELAGTTVKAIRYYHRIGLLEEPARGTNGYKQYQFRHLVRLLRIRRLVDLGVPLSDIATMEESEENTDQALRALDAELAASIQRQQQLRAELALLRRHRVSPDLPAEFASIDIEMSDADRALVMVYSRVLKPSAMAAVRASLANPRTPIEMDFNALPSDAAEEERARVAEHYGTELLQRHRDHPDALNPDQMISGQSTSAKFAIILGLTEVYNPAQLDVLQRIHAILKTNAVISSGHR, via the coding sequence ATGGCGTGGAGCACACCGCAACTGGCCGAGCTGGCTGGCACCACGGTGAAAGCCATCCGCTACTACCACCGAATCGGCCTGCTGGAGGAACCAGCGAGGGGCACCAACGGCTACAAGCAGTATCAATTCCGCCACCTCGTCCGCCTGCTGCGAATCCGCAGGCTCGTCGACCTGGGCGTGCCGTTATCCGACATCGCGACCATGGAGGAGTCGGAGGAGAACACCGATCAGGCGCTGCGCGCTCTCGACGCCGAGTTGGCGGCGAGCATCCAACGTCAACAGCAGTTGCGGGCCGAATTGGCATTGCTGCGCCGACACCGGGTCTCGCCAGACCTGCCTGCCGAGTTCGCCTCGATCGACATCGAGATGTCGGATGCCGACCGTGCTCTGGTCATGGTCTACTCGCGAGTCCTGAAGCCCTCGGCGATGGCGGCCGTGCGTGCGAGTCTGGCGAACCCACGCACCCCGATCGAGATGGACTTCAACGCCCTGCCCTCGGATGCGGCCGAGGAGGAGCGAGCACGCGTCGCCGAGCACTACGGCACCGAGCTCCTCCAGAGGCATCGCGACCACCCCGACGCGCTGAATCCCGATCAGATGATCTCGGGGCAGTCGACGTCCGCGAAGTTCGCCATCATCCTGGGCTTGACCGAGGTGTACAACCCGGCGCAGCTCGACGTGCTGCAACGCATCCACGCGATCCTCAAGACCAATGCGGTGATCTCCAGCGGTCATCGCTGA
- a CDS encoding DUF4177 domain-containing protein has protein sequence MATNWEHRVLTYPSKWKGFDLHQIEEDLNELGRQGWETVSTIAPNIGPGQTVEISIIVKRPRP, from the coding sequence ATGGCCACCAACTGGGAGCACAGGGTGCTCACCTATCCGAGCAAGTGGAAGGGCTTCGACCTCCATCAGATCGAGGAGGATCTGAACGAACTCGGCCGTCAGGGCTGGGAGACGGTCAGTACCATCGCGCCGAACATCGGGCCAGGCCAGACCGTCGAGATCAGCATCATCGTCAAGCGACCACGCCCCTGA